In Apodemus sylvaticus chromosome 7, mApoSyl1.1, whole genome shotgun sequence, the sequence GCTGCTCACGGTTTGATGCATcaattttatagatgaagaacTGGGGTGTGTGGGTATTCACAGATTCACTGGAGTGTTGGTACCCAGGCACAGCAGCTAAGACAAAGCATGATAAGCAATGCTCACCAGTCCATTATGGTCTTACCAACCTCCCCAACTTTTAACTGCAGAACCTACCTTCAGGCCGAGACACCCTCTCACCAGCAAGCAAGGAACAGCCTTCGATAGGCCCACTGGCCAGCATCTCAGAAGAAATTCCACTGGTGCTGGGCACAGGACCCCGATCAGCAGGCGGCCACACACGGTGAGCCCCTGTATCCCCCTCAGCCACAGGAGTCACCAACTGGAGCTCAGAAGGCTGAATGGGTTCTCTTTCACTATCCCCAGCCTCCAGAGAGCTGGTTGACAGCAACGTGGTACAGCCAGGGCTCTGGGACTCCAAAGCCATGCGGCCAGGCTGGAAGGGCGGTTGGAAGACGCTCACAGAGTACCTGGCAGCGGACAACAAGACAAGGATGAACTCTGACCCACTGGTGTGAAACTTGAACACCTGCCCCATGCATACCAGGCCAGCCTTTGGGCTCTTACCGGGCATAACCTTCTAGAAGCTGAGCAAGACGGGCATAAGTGAGGCGTGACGCAGGTACACTGACGAGGAAGGGGTAGCCAATGTTCTCGGGGCGGCAGAGGCCTTTGTGGTCAGGCCAGTGTGTTTTCTGGCAAAACCTGGAGGGAAAGAAAAGGTGAAAAAAATGCCTTCCCCCAAGGGCTGCGCTCCATCATCAGGGACATGTTGGACCCCTGGGGAGTACGCATGCCAGCCCTGCCTCCCCCAAGGCCCAGGAAAGCAGAGAAGTGGGTGGAGGCTTGAGGAGGACAGGAAAACAAAAGACAGGCGGGAGAAACGGGAGGGAGACCATGGGCTCCTCACTGGTTGCAGTAGCCCACACGGTAGCAGCGGGTACAGCGCTTCAGCTTCTCATCTTCCGACTGCTGCTTCCGCTGGCAGGCTGCGCACTTGGAGATAGGGATGCTGGGTACCTGGGGGCGCTAGGGTGGGTCATCTGGCTCAGCAAGGGCAGGCAGGAGTGATCACCCCCACCAGGGCCCTGTGGCATCAGGCTGGCCCCACTCACCTGCTGCACCTCTAGCACCACTACCCGCTCCTTAGCCAATTCTGGGGAGAGCAGCTCAAAGCAGAGGAGCACGTCCGTTGGGGACACAGCGTCCAGTGAGTGGGAGGGCAAGAAAACACGGTGGAAACGATTCTTAATTACCTggggataaaagacacacacacagcatgtggtaaaacctttctctaGGTGCCTCACGGCACCAAGGAGGGCTTAGTCCTGCACTAGGGTCTCCTGAGATGGGGCAGGGTAGGAAGTGTGGACTAAAAGAGGAATGTGTTTGCCTAGGGGCAGAAAGTCCCTTAGAGAACCCGAGAGACTAAGCCTGAGCAGGAGTCGGCTACTGGTCCTCCATTGAGGGCCGCTGCCCTGTGATTCCCAGCAACCTCCTTatccagagaaggaagaaaacatctgaggggctggaaaaatggctcggCATtacaagcactggctgttcttccagaagacctgggttttatATACACGGCAGCTTGTAACCATATATAACTCAAGTTCCACAGGGTGCAACACCCTTTTTCCTGGTACCAGGCACacaacatactacacacacaaacGTGCACACAAGCAGACACAACACTCATAAAAtgcttcaaaacaacaacaagcccACAAACATGGCCACACATGCAGACCTGGGAAGGAGCTGTACCTCAGCCAGGCGCAGGTTCTCCGGCTTCACACGGACGCTCTGAGAGAGGGAGTCCAAAACTTCACTTGCACTGGAGTTCTCCTTGCTCACACTCACCAGGAACTTTGGCAAGAAAGGTCAAGTCAGTATGGCAGGACAAGAAGAGTCATGGTTTTTAGGACAGCCAGAGGGGTGGGGCTTGTAACTCACCTTGATCGGCTTGCTATGGGGCTCCCTGGCAAAATAAAATATGGGGAGAACCTTTTGCTTTTGTGGCAAGGGTACCGGCAGATAGAGGAATGGGTCAAAAGTGATGGAGACCTGTGGATGTAGAGGTGACAAACACAGGGGGGGGTGTTAAGGGGGTGACACGGGTGGCTCTCAGGTCTCTCACAGCCAATCAGCCAACTTCAGCAGTAAAGCACTAGACTGAGGGACCCACCAGAGAGTCTGATCTTCAGTCTCCCCACGGTGCCCTTCATCTGCTCTTCACATGCCTTAGCAAGCTCACCCACAATACGGGTGTACCTTATTATCCTTGCAGCACCACCCCTGGGCATCCAGACGCCCCTGCCTTCAGTCAGGAAGTCTACCTCGCCTGCTTGCTTCTGACCACAGGCACCTATAGGTTCTGCCCACCTCCTCCCTCAAATTTTCCCCAGCattccctgaaaacatacatacttGTAAGTAATCTGGCCAAACTAGCCCAACTAACTGGGGACACCCCTCTAGGGGAAGCCACCGTACCTTGGCACACACGGGGCACACCAGCTTTGACTTGTACTGGCCCTGAAACAGGTCCACGATGAAGGAATCGTTCCTCATCTTGTGCCGCTGCCATGCTTCCTCAGCCACCACCTGAGGGAAAATCGTGAGGACTGCGAAAAGCTAAGGAAGGACACACAGCCCCGCCCGCCACCCACCAGCCCACCTCGTCAGGCCGCCCGTCTGAATCCACGGTCTCTGTGTAGGGTTTGTGCTGGATCCGATTCAGGTCCTCATGGAGCCCATCCAGCAGGAAAGCCATGAACTCCTGGGCATCGTGCTGTGCATAGCCCGTGAACTGGCTGGCCTTGCTGGCTACAATGGCCTAGATGCAGAGGCCTCAGTGTTAGTGAGAAATCGTAATACCCACTCAGGACAGTGCACTAGGCCTCCCACGCCTCTGTAGACAAGGTGGGAGTGAGCACAGCTCACCTTCAGCTTGGAGGGCTGGAAGGCTTGGTGAGTGCCCTTCCACAGGGCCCGGAGCAGCACTGCGAAGCCGATGGCCAGGCGTCCGCCGGTCCCCAGGGGGTTATTGTAGTTAATCTCAGCTTCAAAGGACCGGTCTACAACAGTGGAGCAGCGCGTGAGAGACAGAGGTGCCACCTGTCACTGTGCCTGGTCTCCCGGCCCTGACCTCACCCACCATGGAAGAAGTCACGAAGTTCCCGAGTGTTGGACAGGGACTGGATGACACTGTTCATGAAGCAGGTGTTCCCCAGGTTGACAAGGCCCGTGAAGCCTGGCAGGCacaccttcttttcctcctcctcttcctcctccacactATCACCACTCACCGGACTATGAGGCATCGGAGGCACCATACATGTGGGTTTGGGCTGCGGGAGGAAAGGAGACATGACAGAGGAGCCCTGCTGCTCACCGGCCTTGTTCGTGTCCATCCCAGCCGAGGGTTCTTACCGAGGACAAGTGTGGTTCTGGCTTTGGGGCTACGTGCTCCAAGGGGGTGCGGGCCACCACACCATCCAGGCCTGAGTCCTCTGACCGAGCCTTGGGTTTTTCCTTCTCCACAGCCCTAGCTTCCTCCTGGCCTGTCAGGGGGTGGGGGCCACCTCCTGGAGGAGTTGAATCCAAAGGGGTTGGACCTGTCGGCACGGCAACCTTTGCACCACCCACTGCACCTTAAAAAGGGGGAATGAGAGGGCTGGTGGTTAGCAGCACGTGTGAGGTGGGGGAAGGTCCTAATCGCATGGGGCTCAGGCAATGAAGGGAGCTCGTGTGCAGACCTCGTGTAGCAGGGGCCTCCAGTCCCCCCCAGCGCTGACTCTGCCGCTTCCGAAGGCAGATGTCAATTCGAGAGGCCGTGAAACAGAACGTACACTGCTCTGGTTCAATCAAGTTCCTGTCCAGGAAAAATTTAATTCAGAGACTTCAGGCGAAGCCAGtaaggctgaacaagccagagagaTGGGAACCCAAGTGAGACCAGCGGTTACGGGGCTGGGCACCACCCACCTGAGCTTCACCTGCCAGCGGAAGATGGTGTGGGGCCCACAGCCCGGATGAAGCCTCAGGAAGTTTCCATCCCTGCAGAGgtggaacaggggagggaagacaaGGAAAATTCTTGAAACACCTCCCTACCTGAGACACAGTGCTGGACCTGTCCCAGTCTCTGCCACCCACCTGGTCTGGAAGATGAGTGTGAAGTCCTGCTCTCGGAAAAGCACTCGGGAGGTGTCCCTGTGGGCCTCCTTCACATACACGTGCACCACCACAGAGTCCGGGCCCTTCTCATACGAGTCATTCTTGACAAACGCCAGGTTCACCATAGACTCTGGTTCTAGGTTGAGACCATGGCTCAGTGCCACCAACCCAAGACAAATTCCAGCCTGCTACTATACTACTCCCTACCTACCCACCAACCCTGCAACCCAACCTGGGGGCCTGCCTGCCCAGTCCCCATGTTACCATCCACTAAGGCTGCAGAATCAGCTCCAACTGCCATCTCCTCTTTGACATGGTCATCTTTCTCAGGGTCTCTGTTCCGGACCATGACGGGGGTGACTGGATCATTCCTGGGAGACACTGTCTTCTCTACTGTCAGAAGGGCTAAATTCTTCTCTGAGCCCAAGAGACTTGTTTGAGGGTTCACTGGTGGAACATGGAGCTGCTCCTCAGCCTcaacctaaacacacacacacacacacacacacacacacacacacacacacacacacacgcagagacaAGATTAGCTCTGGGTCTGGCAAGTGGTCCCCACTCTGGTTCACATTCCTTCCCCAATCTCCAAATACCCAAACAGGAAACCAGGCACCTAACTCTTACCTGGGTAGCTGAGTCAGCCAGGAAGGATGGGGCATCCCCCTGGGGGCCAGGGCCATCCAGGGACCCTTCCCCTTCTGGCCCTCTGCGGAGATGAACAGCCCTCTTGGCGCTGGGCCCTGCCTGTGCCCCAGGGCCAGCCCCTGAGCCTACCTCCCCACGGCCCTGGGCCCGCTTCTGGTTTCGGGCTTCCTGTTTAGCTCTGCGGGGCTCAGAGCTTGGCTCCAGGGCAATGGGAGACAGTTCTTGCCCGTTCTCCTGGCACTGGAGCCCTGGCACCAGCTCTTCGGTCCCTAGAGGCTTCTTCTGCCAAAGATACAACAATTAGGTCCCGCTGAGTACACTGAGTATCCCCAAGTCCCATCCACTCAACTGGAACTTACCAGGAGAGTGGGCCATGTGAGCAGAGGCACCTTCTTGGGCAGTGCTAACTGTAGAAGGCCACCCTTGCGAGCCTGCACTTTGGCGCAAGAACTTTGTATTTCAGCAAAGAAGACACCACCCCACTGCTGACCATCTGGAAAAAGAGTGGCAAAAGTAAGCCAGAGAGGGGGTATCAGAGAACTCAGAGGCCCCTGTTCTCGGGGTACACGCACACACCTGGAAGTCTCACCACACAGTCCGTGTCTGTGAAGGCGGCGTCTATGTCCTCCAGCCGGACAGGCCCTGCTCCCACCCGCAGCTTAACAATCACCTCATCCGTGCTCTGCCTCCAATCCAACAACAATTCTAcagggagaggggcagagagatcaGAGGGGTCTCAACAGGGTGCTGATGGTGACAGACAGGTCCATGAGCCAAGCCCACTGCTCCAGATGGGAGCTAAATTCTCCATTCTCTCACATAACACTCAAAACTCCACCCAGTACTCACCATCTCTGGCTGGCTCCGTTCGAGGAATGGACACTGGCAACAAAAGGAACAGACAGTAATGAGTGAGCCAGATCCCAGAACCCACCAGCTTCTGATCTTAGCCACGCCCCTCAGGTCGGAAGTTGAGGCTCTGCCCCGCTTGTCAAGGGTCTTTTTCTTTGAATCAAACCAGGataagggaggggagagacagcCCCATCTGCATGTGCAATGATAAGGGGAGCAAGCCATAAGCACTCTGGACCCCGCTCCTACCTGTCCTAGGGTCTCCATCCTTACTTTCCTGGTTTGCTCGATCCTTCTGCTTTTTCTTACTAGTGGCCTCCTCCAATCCTGGAGGCCCCCTCCTGGAGCCTGTAGCACTGGCCCCTGAAGACATCTTGAGCCGCTTGGTAGACAGCCAGAGTGCCCCAGAATCCGCAACAGCGTCTGGGTCAGGGCTGCGGCGCTTTCTTCCCGGCCCAGCTATCTTGGCAACTCTTTGTGGCCAAATTCTTCAGCAAAGAACCAAGAGCCTAATGAAAATAGACCACGAGTCACTGCCAAGGACAAGAGCTTTGCTCCCTCCTACAACAGGGCTCAGCACCTCAGGGCTCTCTCAGCCCTAGCGGGCAGTATTTTCACCATCAGTATTTTCACCATCGGAAGCAGTCATGCACAGTGTGAGGCTACCCTatgaggaaataaataattcaagcAGCAGCAAGGGCTTCAGACCACACCTCCTCGGTATCTACAAAAGGCCCACGACGCTGGAAGCTGCCCTCAGGAAGGGCCAGGTCAAGGCAGTCATGACCTGGGGCCAGGATCATCCCCTGGACAGGAGCCATGGCTCCAACCCACAGGACTGCACTCTGAGCAGCGCGCGCTCCGCGCCCTTCACTCTCACCAGCTGCTTAGTCACAACCAGACAAGTAGAAAGTGAAGGAGTTAGGCAGGAGAAAGGGAGAACCAAGAAGCAGTAGCAGGAAGCTCTGCAGACTCTGAGGCTGACAACAGGCCCAGGTGCTGACACTAACCAGGAAGGTTCTGGTACTAAGGCTTCTAATCTGCTTCCTGCCAGCTCCTATTTTTGCTAGAAACCTGCTCCTGAAATCTGATCTTTTGTTTCCACCTAAAAAAGGGATTTCTTTCCTTGGCCTTAAAGAGGAGTAgattcactgggcagtggtggtgcacgcctttaatcatcccagcaattgggaggcagaggcgggcggatttctgagttcgaggccaacctggtctatagagttccagaacagccaggactacacagagaaaccctgtctcaaaaaacaaaaacaaacaaacaaacaaacaaaaaataacaaaaaagagaactccAGTGTTGAGACACGGTGATGGGCGTCCTGCTCCACAACGAAACAGACTTCGCGCGTTTCTAGGTTCCTTCATTCACCAGCTCTGAGCCACGGAGGCCTAATCAGTTTCCCACCTGCGTGTGGATTCTGGATCTCTCCATCCAAAGTGAAGTTCTCAAAACGACTGAGGGTGGAGATGGAACGTGGACCTAGTAACCCCTGGCAGCCTCAAGTCCGGCTTGCGAGCGAGCCTGCGGAGCTAGGACGAGCCTGTGTTCCCTTAGGGGAGAGGGCGTGATAAAAATATCCTTGCACGCTAAGAGTGAAGAGCTGACGCTTTAGTGACAACCTGTCCAGGCCTGTGGGCAGAGAACCCGCCGTTTCCTCCTTACACCGAGGCCCAATTCACAGACTGAAGCCCTCCCCCGTGCTCCGAGGACGACGAGGCGGCAGGGGAACTACCCGGCGATCCCAGCTGGTTGGAAGAACTGCGCAGAGCTACTGAACCCAGACCAACGCCCCAGCTCTAGGCTGCTATCCTGCTCCAACCTCCGAATCCCAGGCCTGccaccacctcctccaggaagccaccCTCGCACGCCGCTAATCCTCTTAAAAAACAAGAGAGGCCGGCCACAGGTGTAGCATAACGGCTCAGTGGGCATCGGTGGGCCGAGCACGCCGCGAGGCTCGAGATGTCGGGGCTGGCACGGCCCGTGACCTTGAACAGGCCGTCCCGGGCCAACGTTGCGGCCTTCCCGCTGCGGCCAAACCGGCGACTTGAGGCCCACACCACTCACCGAGCGAGACCGCCGCCACCAGCCCTCTTCGGGCCCTGGCAACACGCTCTCGATTCCGGTTCCGGCGTCGGGTCGGTTCCGGTTCCGGCGCGCCCCTCCCCCGTCCCGgctccgccgccgccgctccaGTCGCTTGTTTTGTTTCGACTTCTAGATACGGCTATGGGAGGCGGAGTGCCGAGCTGATGACGCACTTCCGGCAAgagtaggagctggagagaagggcAGCTCTGGGCAGGGccggaaagaaggaggaggggttcCGGTGCTTTGGCCTTTGCTAGAAGCCTACTGAGGATGGCGCTATAAAGGTCCTTCGCCCCCCTCCCATCAAAATCCAGACAACAGAGGAGGTTCACACTGGTTTATTGAAAGCACTTGCTAACCAAGAGCTCTTTAATGTGCGGACAATGGCGTGCGGAACAGTGCTTGGAGACGAGGCTAGGCCCTAGGGAGTGGTCACTGGCAGGTGTTGTAGATCTGGACCTGCAGGTTGATTGCCTGAAGCACACTGCGCATCCTGGCTTCCAGCCCATCCAGCTGGGCCGCTTTACCTTCCAGTGCACGCTCATTCTCTTCATAGGTGCCCTCCAGTTCTAGAAGGGTCAAGAAATAGTTCCGGTCATTGTCTCACAAGCCCACCTTTCCAGCTCCTGCCCACCATGCTCCTCACCCTGTAGCCGCTGCAGCTTGTCCTGAGCAGCCTGCAACAGGCCCCGAGCCTCATCCCGCAGTTGTTCTGCTCTGGCTTGTGCAGCCAGAACACCTTCAGCCTTCCGTTCAGCCAACGCCCTCACAGTTTGGTACTGGTCACCTACTTGTTCCCGTAGCTGCTGTAGATGTAAAAGGCGGGGTCAGTACTACAGGTGCAGTGCAATTCTGACTACAGTATGCCTACCCCCATCCAGTTGGCTTCGCCCCAACTCACCTTCTCAGCCTCCCTAGCACGGCTCTGGGCACTGCCTGCTGTTTCTTCAGCTGTAGATGCTGCCAGGCTATTTCCTGCCCGCTTCAGTTTCAGGGCCTCCAGGAGGGCATCTAATTGTCGAGCCCGCTCACTAGCAGAGTTCAGAGACTGCTCTGCACCTGCCATCCTCTCCTGGACCTGCCACAGAAAGGCCTGGGCTTAACAAatccacctttagtcccagcaattGAAATTTGCTACACAataagaccctgtcccaaacaaaacaaaccagacgCATGCATACATAGTACATGCACATCACCTCGTCGCACTGATGTCCTAAAGGAAAGCGTACCTGCTGCAGGGTCTGCTCcgtgttttgtgtgtcaaccacTGCTCCCCGGATGGCACCCTGGGCAGCGCCCTGGGCCCGCTGAGCCTCCTCCAGTGCCGCTTGGACTGTCTCTGCCTTTTGTCTCTCACCCTCAGCCCGGCTCCTGAGGAAGAGGGGAGATCAGGGTCTACAGGGATCAGGACCAGGTTTCAGAAATGGGGACCAGGCTTGGGGTCAGACCGTGCCCGCTGTGCATCTTGCAGTAGCTGTTCAGCCCGATGCACGTCCCCCATGGTATGTGCCAGGATAGTGTCCACATCGGCCAGGCTTCGGACACGTTCTGCAATCTCGCTTGCCAGGCGCTGGATCTGCTCAGGTGAGGCTGGGATGGAAATGTCTAGCACCCGCGTCGCTACCATTTCAATACTGTCAGGATCAGCTCCCTCCTCTATGGAGACACAGGCAAGGGCTTAACAGTCTCTCCAGCATGACCATGGGGACACAGTCTTGGTATTGTGGGGTCTCAGACTGCACATGCAATAGGAGTTTGCTAATAGGCATAAGGATGTAACCAAGGAACAGGGACTAAAAAGGGACAAAGACTCAGGGCCACACATAGGGTCACAAACACATGTCCACTGCAGATCCTGAGACTcaagtacacacagacacaagggaAGCAACCACATGGCCTGGACTACATGGGAGGCTCACGGCTGAGGAAGTCCTTCACATTCTGGATAAGTTCTCGAAGCTCCTGATTGGCCTGCTCCACTTGGCCCCTAGAAGCATTAGCCTTGTCCAGGGCCGCCTGCGCTCGCTGCTGTGCCTCTTCTGCCTGCCGACGAGTCTCAGACACTCGGCTGAGGATGCCACCACCTTCTGCCAGTGCCCGCTGCAGCTCTGCTTGTGTGTGCCGAGCCCGGCCCAGCGCTAGATCCGCCGTGGCTGCTGCCCCACTGCAACCGAGGCCACCACAACGGGGCTGCCCATCCTCATCCCGACATCCGGCACCCCCACAAGGGCTGGTAGCACAGGGTGCGTCCCCTGGGGCCCCACACACCTGTCAGGCACAAAACAAATCAAGGTTCTGTGGAAAgaacacccacacccacctgtCACTCTCCACACTTGCACCTCACCAGTTCATTTATGCCCGTCAGGCTCAGCGTGTTGGCACGTGCAGAGAGCCCTCCCAGCGCCTGCTGGTTGGCCAAGTGCTGGCGGTTGAAGTTTTCTTTTTGGGCAGCCATTAGCACTTCTGTCCGACGCCGGGTATCTGCTGAATTGCTCACAGGGCTGGGTACTGCAAAGGTGGAGGTGTTGGCACGGCGTTCTGCTTCTGTAGACTGGCTGTGGGCATGTCGGATGCTGTCATAGGCACCTAAGTTGGGTTGAAGGGAGTCAGTCAGTTGAACCTTGGCCTGGCCCACCTGCCTAGTTAACCAGCAACTCACCTAAGAAATTTGAATGTTTGAGGATATCTAGATGCTGGTCAAGCTGCCTCAGTGTGAGGTTAAGCGCAAGCCCGTCTCTCTCCAGACCGCTGAGTGCATGGTTGGCATTGAAGTTCTCATCCTGCACTTCTGTTAGCTCTGCTTCTAACTGAGTCAGGCGCTCAGTGGTCTTTCCAATTTCATGACTGTATCAATGGGGGACATGTTTAGAGAGGCCTCAGTCCAGATCTCTTGGGCCGTTACTCCACCCCACCAGATTTATTTAGCCCCGTCCGTACCGCAGtccctctgtggcctctacaAGCTTTGCAGTAGAGGCGGCTGAGGTGTTGCGGGCACCCACAATGGCctgcaccatgcccagcttccccTGCATGTTCAAAAAGCTGCTCTCAAAGGCACCCAGCACTCCCGTTTGCTGCAGCTCCTGAGCCCACTGCTCCAGGCGCCGTGTCCGAGCAGCCAGGTCCTGTACCACACGATCCCAGTCTCCAAAGCATGCGTGGCAGGGATGACAAGCAGGAAAAACACCCGAGAAGCCACGAGCACACTGGTCACAGCGCACACCAGACACGCCTGGGCGGCAGCTACAGTGGCCTGTGGACCGGTGACATTGAGGCTTGTCTATTCCTCTAGGATCACAATCGCAGGCTACAGGAGACGAAAAACCACAGTATTAGGGCCCTTGTGATGCAGATGAGATAGTCTTTATCCACCTGTCTGTCCAGATTTCTTACCACGGCACTGCAGACCAGGGTCTCCCCAGTAGAGCTCCTGGCATTCAGAACAAGTCCTCCCACCAAAGCCAGCATGACAGTAGCACTGCCCTGTGAACTGGGGTACAAACAGAGGAAGGTTCAGAGTCTCTATGAAATGTAGAGTCCTCATGGCCAATTGCTGGCTCCCTCTACCCAGATGTCACCAGGATTTCATACCTCATTGCAGGTCGGGCCTCTGGCCCGGCTTGGGTGGCAAGCACAAGCCTGGCAGCCACGGCCACTGGTGAAGTTCCAAAAGTTGGGGGCACAGTGGTCACAATTGAGGCCTTGGACATGGGGAAGGCACGGACACTGCCCAGTGCTTGGGTCACAGTGGCACAGGCCGGTAGATGGGCACCGCTGGGGATCTGTGCCCAGAAGGTTGCAGGTACAGCCTGGGCAAGCCGAGAAAGACAACCATCAAGGCGTCCTATCTCCAGCAGGGGCCACCCCAACCATCTCTTCCTACATTCCTACTCACGGTGACAGCTCTGTCGGGCAGCTtgcccatggaagccagtctTGCAGTGGCCACAGCGGGGCCCCTCTGTGTTGTGCAAACAACGCAAGCATTGCCCCGTGCGGGGATCACAGGCATCCGGGTCCGTGGCGTCAATGTTTCCACTGCACTCACACGGTTGGCACCTGCCACCTGGCTTTGATGGGTCCCCAAAGTGCCCGGGGGCACAAGCTTCACACCTGAGCCCTGTCCACAGTTAAGAGGAAACCATGGTTAGTAGCTTAGCCACCTCACCCTGATCTCACACCCAGGCCCTACCCACACACTCACCTGTGTAACCTGCTCGGCAGTGGCACACAATCTGCTGGGAATACCCATCCCGGTGGCAGGAAGTAGCAAAATGTCTCTGGCTCCCGGGGCCTTCAGGGCAGGGACAAGGCCGGCACTGGCCCCCATAGGGCAGCCGTGGGTCCCCATGGAAACCAGCAATACACCTGCCGGGAAGTGGATGAGTGTTAATCTGCAGGCAGCCAGCCCAACCACCAACCACCAGGGCTGCTCTAGGCTCACCTTTCACAGTGCTCGCCCCCTGTGTAATCACGGCAGCCCAGGCAAGCACCCGTGTGGGTATCGCACTCATCCGCGCGCCCGTTGCAGGCACACGGCCGGCAATTAGGGAATCCCCACTGGCCACGTTGACAATGGTCACAGCGAAGACCAAAGGCCCCAGCTCGGCAGGGGCACTGTCCACTAGTCCCTTCGCAGAGGGCACTGAGTGCTCCATCGGGACTACACTGGCAGGCTGGGGACAAGGTAGAGACTGAGTTGACAGGAGGCGGTCAAGCTGGGAAGGTTGGGGAATGGGAGAAAAGGGCTAAGGGACCCCAACCTGAGAGGGTGGGATCCCAGTCAGagctgaggaagagaagaggcaaaGCCAGAGCAAAGAAGGAGACTCGGAGACAGACAAATACCTTGACAGCCTGCAGGACCAAAGCCATAGTAGCCAGTAGCACAGACATCACAGCGGCGTCCAACCACTCCAGGTTTGCACCGGCACTGGCCACCATGAGGACTGCATTCAGAACTGAGTGAGCCTTGGGGGTCACACTGACAGGCTATGAGAAGAAGAGCAGATTGCTGCTCAGCCTAGATCCCCACCTCGGCCTACCAATCCAAACATATAAGAGTACTTACGCAAGGCGCCATTGTAGACCAGGGAGGACACGCTGATGAGGAGGGGGGCACAGGTCTCAGATAGAGGGCTCTTGCTGGGCATCAGACCCTCCTCATGGCAGCGGTAGCGTTCGAAGGTGGTCCGGCGCTCCAGGGCAGCAGCATCGCCCCCACTAAACATCTCCAGCACCAACACGTGGGGCTGTAGCACCAGCTGAAGAGATGGGCGAGAGTGTATCTCACAGAGGACCGCGTCAGTACTGCCAGAGGACCTGCCTTTCCTGTCACAGACCCTTCCCAATCACCACCTCCACTATAATCTCCACCGCACAGGCCCTGCCACCTTGGCGGATATGAACGGGAGGAACTTGCTCACCGAGTCAATGAGTAATGCAGATGCAGAGTGAGAGGTTTCAGGACGGGCTCGACCCCCTGTTCCAATCAATTTCAGCTTCAGCTTGTAGGAGAGACCAGGCTCAAGGCAGACGGGCTTGGGGAACACCAACACCCTgggcatggggaggagggagatggatgTAGACTGCCACTCAGGGTCCATGCACCCATCATCCTGGGCCTCCTACACTGCCACTTGACAGC encodes:
- the Lamb2 gene encoding laminin subunit beta-2 isoform X2 → MEWASGEPGRGRQGQPVPWELRLGLLLSVLAATLAQAPSLDAPGCSRGSCYPATGDLLVGRADRLTASSTCGLHSPQPYCIVSHLQDEKKCFLCDSRRPFSARDNPDSHRIQNVVASFAPQRRTAWWQSENGIPMVTIQLDLEAEFHFTHLIMTFKTFRPAAMLVERSADFGRTWHVYRYFSYDCGADFPGVPLAPPRRWDDVVCESRYSEIEPSTEGEVIYRVLDPAIPIPDPYSSRIQNLLKITNLRVNLTRLHTLGDNLLDPRQEIREKYYYALYELVIRGNCFCYGHASQCAPAPGAPAHVEGMVHGACICKHNTRGLNCEQCQDFYQDLPWHPAEDGHTHACRKCECNGHTHSCHFDMAVYLASGNVSGGVCDGCQHNTAGRHCELCRPFFYRDPTKDVRDPAVCRPCDCDPMGSQDGGRCDSHDDPVLGLVSGQCRCKEHVVGTRCQQCRDGFFGLSASDPRGCQRCQCNSRGTVPGGTPCDSSSGTCFCKRLVTGHGCDRCLPGHWGLSHDLLGCRPCDCDVGGALNPQCDEATGQCRCRQHMIGRRCEQVQPGYFRPFLDHLIWEAEDAQGQGLEVVERLVTTRETPSWTGPGFVRLREGQEVEFLVTSLPRAMDYDLLLRWEPQVPEQWAELEMTVQRPGPVSAHSPCGHVLPKDDRVQGMLHPNTRVLVFPKPVCLEPGLSYKLKLKLIGTGGRARPETSHSASALLIDSLVLQPHVLVLEMFSGGDAAALERRTTFERYRCHEEGLMPSKSPLSETCAPLLISVSSLVYNGALPCQCDPQGSLSSECSPHGGQCRCKPGVVGRRCDVCATGYYGFGPAGCQACQCSPDGALSALCEGTSGQCPCRAGAFGLRCDHCQRGQWGFPNCRPCACNGRADECDTHTGACLGCRDYTGGEHCERCIAGFHGDPRLPYGGQCRPCPCPEGPGSQRHFATSCHRDGYSQQIVCHCRAGYTGLRCEACAPGHFGDPSKPGGRCQPCECSGNIDATDPDACDPRTGQCLRCLHNTEGPRCGHCKTGFHGQAARQSCHRCTCNLLGTDPQRCPSTGLCHCDPSTGQCPCLPHVQGLNCDHCAPNFWNFTSGRGCQACACHPSRARGPTCNEFTGQCYCHAGFGGRTCSECQELYWGDPGLQCRACDCDPRGIDKPQCHRSTGHCSCRPGVSGVRCDQCARGFSGVFPACHPCHACFGDWDRVVQDLAARTRRLEQWAQELQQTGVLGAFESSFLNMQGKLGMVQAIVGARNTSAASTAKLVEATEGLRHEIGKTTERLTQLEAELTEVQDENFNANHALSGLERDGLALNLTLRQLDQHLDILKHSNFLGAYDSIRHAHSQSTEAERRANTSTFAVPSPVSNSADTRRRTEVLMAAQKENFNRQHLANQQALGGLSARANTLSLTGINELVCGAPGDAPCATSPCGGAGCRDEDGQPRCGGLGCSGAAATADLALGRARHTQAELQRALAEGGGILSRVSETRRQAEEAQQRAQAALDKANASRGQVEQANQELRELIQNVKDFLSQEGADPDSIEMVATRVLDISIPASPEQIQRLASEIAERVRSLADVDTILAHTMGDVHRAEQLLQDAQRARSRAEGERQKAETVQAALEEAQRAQGAAQGAIRGAVVDTQNTEQTLQQVQERMAGAEQSLNSASERARQLDALLEALKLKRAGNSLAASTAEETAGSAQSRAREAEKLREQVGDQYQTVRALAERKAEGVLAAQARAEQLRDEARGLLQAAQDKLQRLQELEGTYEENERALEGKAAQLDGLEARMRSVLQAINLQVQIYNTCQ